Part of the Corynebacterium efficiens YS-314 genome is shown below.
AACTGCATCATCAACAACCCCGAGGCCATCCGCCTGATCCTGATAGAAAACCTCCACAACCACGGTGGTGTGGAGAGCGCAGCCGCCCTCAACGACGAGAGTAACCTGCTGCTCAACCTGGACAAGCTTCTCATGCTCGGCCAGGATGCCGGCGCATTCCGCCCCGGCATCTCCGCCGAGGATGTTCTGGTGCTTATCAGCTCACTAGGATATTTCCGAATCTCCAACCAGCTGACCATGGACCAGATCTACGATGTGGACCTCACCAGCGACTCCAATATCGAGGGCATGCGCCGCCTGGTGGTGGACACGGTCCTGGCGTTTCTCACCTCGAACCTGCCCGATGCCGAGTCTTCCAGCTACCTCACCACCCGCGAAAGCTCCACCGCCCCGACCCAGGACACCGACATCTACGCCTTCGATACCGACCTGTTCGAGGAATAGGGCGGATTACCGCCCGAAGAGGAAGGCCACCCCGAGCATGCCGCCCAGCGCCAGGAACGTCGTGAGGAAGACAGTGTCCCGCGCCAGGATCTCACCCCGACGGTAGGTGGCCGCATAGTTGTACACATTCTGGGCGGCGGGCAGGGCAGCCAGGATAACGGCGGCATACATCTCCTCATCCTCCAGCCCGAAGGCCAGGCCGATGAGCCACGCGATCACCGGCATGCCCACGATCTTGATAGCGGTGGCCGTGATCGCGCTGGCCCGGTCGGCGCGCGATGACAACACATTGGTCGACGGCAGAGACGCACCGAAGCTGATGAGGATCAACGGGATCGACGCCCCGCCCAGAATCACCGCAGGCTCCATGATGGCCGCCGGGACCTCCACCCGTGTCAGACTGACAACCAGTCCCGCGATGGACGCCAACACCACGGGGCTGAGGATGGACCCCCGGAACGCCGCCCAGATCTTCGCCCCCCGCGATCCGCCCTGCTCCCCCGTCGTCAGAGCCGCGAGGATCATGGGGGCGAAGATCACCATCTGGATCACCAGGACCGGGGCCACGTAGGCGCCCGTTCCCAGGACGTAGATGGACACCGGCAGGCCGATGTTGTTGGAGTTGACATACGATGCCGCCGCCGCGCCGATCGCGGTGGTCGCAACGTCCTTCTTGAAGAACACCGCGGAGATCACGCAGTAGAGGGCGGCGGTGAGGAGAGTGGCGATGAACGTCACCACGATCACCGGCGACAGCAGGTGCTGCGGGTCCGAATTGGCCACCACCGAGAACAACAGCGCCGGGGTCGCGGCGTAGAAGGCGATGCGGTTGAGCACCAGTCGCTGTTTATCGTCGGAGATGACCCCGCCCTTGGCCAGCAGCAGTCCCACCCCGATGACGGAGAGGATGATGGCGAATCCGGTAATGACGTTTAACAATGTTTTCTACTCATCGCCTTTCAAAAGTGCTGCTTTTCCTTCAACGAAAGCGACATTCAGCCACAGGTCGTCACTGTCGATAAGGGCTTGGCTGTACTCGATTAATTCTTCCAGCGTCCCTAGGTGAACTTCATGATCGTCATGGAAGGGCCAGGTGATCTTACGCGGATTATCGAAATCGACTTTACCCACCGGATAATCTCCTGCCAGTTGATCGACCCACAGCATTGAAGCGACTGCGTGGTAGAGATCGGAGGTACTGAGATCACGGTGGAAACGTGTTCTTGCCCCCACCACTTGGTAACCCGCAAATGCGATTCCCGGGTCGTAGTCAGTTTCAATGGCGAGGACAGTATCGATGGCCAGTTCATGCCTGAAAATAGCGACAACGGTGAACTTTGGCTCTTTCCGAGTCCCTTCGTGCGGGTAAAGGTTCTCCGAGGAGATAAAACCGTTGAGCCGAGGGGTCAAAGCCTCTTCGATTTTCGACAGGTCAAGGTCTTCGATGCCGAATCCTCGGGGCATTTCGGGCTGGTCAGTCATTCTCATCACGGTAGCGCAGCCTGGATTAGCACTGGGCTAGTGTGAGAATTCACGACGATAGGCAACCCGGTGATGACATCTAACAACGGTTTCTCCTGGGTTCGTACGGGTTCGTGCGCGGGGAACAGGTGACCGGGGGTACCGGCCCCCGCGATGGGGGCTGTACCGGACACCGGTGGCACTGGGGTCTCTGGGCCGCCCCGGGGCCTCCACCTGAGATGATCAGGGTGACGCCGGGCGATACCACTGGCATGACCGTACAGGGCTTCCCCGCCCGGGGACGGCGTTACCCCGCTATTTATGCACTCCAGACAGACAGAAACGA
Proteins encoded:
- a CDS encoding TetR/AcrR family transcriptional regulator, whose product is MAVSDRGSADPHADDHDIATPDNAHAATPDDVVAIALSHFAEHGFNETKLEKIAKASGMSKRMIHYYFGDKKGLYVKTISHALDMLRPDAEAMQLESAVPVEGVRKIVEAIYNCIINNPEAIRLILIENLHNHGGVESAAALNDESNLLLNLDKLLMLGQDAGAFRPGISAEDVLVLISSLGYFRISNQLTMDQIYDVDLTSDSNIEGMRRLVVDTVLAFLTSNLPDAESSSYLTTRESSTAPTQDTDIYAFDTDLFEE
- a CDS encoding AEC family transporter, producing the protein MLNVITGFAIILSVIGVGLLLAKGGVISDDKQRLVLNRIAFYAATPALLFSVVANSDPQHLLSPVIVVTFIATLLTAALYCVISAVFFKKDVATTAIGAAAASYVNSNNIGLPVSIYVLGTGAYVAPVLVIQMVIFAPMILAALTTGEQGGSRGAKIWAAFRGSILSPVVLASIAGLVVSLTRVEVPAAIMEPAVILGGASIPLILISFGASLPSTNVLSSRADRASAITATAIKIVGMPVIAWLIGLAFGLEDEEMYAAVILAALPAAQNVYNYAATYRRGEILARDTVFLTTFLALGGMLGVAFLFGR